Within the Peromyscus maniculatus bairdii isolate BWxNUB_F1_BW_parent chromosome 2, HU_Pman_BW_mat_3.1, whole genome shotgun sequence genome, the region CCCCCGCCGAGAACGCTGGTGCGATCACATGATGAAGAAACACCGAAGTATGGTCAAGATCCTTTCCAGCATCAGGCAGCAGCAAGAAGGGACTAATGTGCCGGAAGTGCAGAACAATAATGAACCCAGCCCCACGTCCACCTCCCCCTACCTGTCCATGAATGCTGCAAGCCGGGAGATGCCCAACACTAACGTCTCCAATTTCAGGGGCTCCGTCGGCAACTCCATCATGAGACCCAATTCTTCTTCAGCTTCCAAGTTTTCTTCTATGTCTTACCCTCAGATGAAGCCGAAGTCACCTCATAATTCTGGCCTTGTGAACTTGACAGAAAGGTCCCGTTATGGAATGTCTGACATGACTAATTCGTCTGCTGACCTGGACACTAACAGCATGCTGAATGACTCTAGTTCTGACGAGGAGTTAAATGAGATAGACAGTGAGAACGGTTTAAGTGTTATGGATCACCAGGCATCAGGCCTGTCTGCAGAGCAGCTGATGGGCTCTGATGGCAACAAACTGTTAGAGACCAAGGGGATTCCATTTAGAAGGTTCATGAATAGGTTCCAGTGTCCCTTTTGTCCTTTCCTCACCATGCATCGGCGCAGCATTTCCCGCCACATAGAAAACATCCACTTATCTGGAAAGACAGCTGTCTACAAATGTGACGAGTGTCCATTTACTTGCAAGAGCTCCTTAAAACTTGGGGCTCATAAACAGTGTCACACGGGTACGTCAGATTGGGATGCTGTGAACTCTCAGAGCGAAAGCCTCTCTTCCTCTTTGAATGAAGGTATGGTATCTTACGAGAGCTCCAGCATCAATGGCAGGAAGTCGGGAGTCATGTTGGATtccttgcagcagcagcagccaccacagccacctccaccaccaccgccgccaccgccaccatcGCAGCCACTGCAgcagccgccgccaccgccgccgcagCTGCAGTCACCACACCAGGTGCCACCCCAGCCGCAGCCACCACCAACGCAGCAGCCCCAGCCGCCCACCCAGGTCCCACCCTTGCACCCTTACAAGTGCACCATGTGTAGTTACTCCACCATGACTCTCAAAGGGCTAAGAGTCCATCAGCAGCACAAGCACTCGTTCTGCGACAACTTGCCAAAATTCGAGGGGCCGCCCTCAAGCCTACCACTGGAAAACGAGACAGAGAGCCACCCCTCTTCCAGCAACACTGTGAAGAAAAGTCAGACCTCAATTCTTGGGTTGTCCTCCAAGAATAACTTTGTAGCTAAGGCCTCTAGGAAGCTTGCTAATGACTTTCCTCTTGATTTATCGCCTGTGAAGAAGCGAACAAGGATTGACGAGATCGCGAGCAATTTGCAGAGCAAaatcaaccaaaccaaactgcaGGAAGATGCGATCATCAATGTTGAGgatgatgaggaagaagaggatgacaatgaagtagagatagaggtggagctggacagggaagaagagacaACAGAATCCATCATGGAGGTTCCCACTTCCTTTGCAGCCCAACAGATTTGGGCCAGAGACACCAGTGAGTCCCAGAAAGAGCCCACCTACAGAAGTATCACCCACGATTACAATGCCACCAATGGGGCTGAGATTGAACTCACGCTTTCTGAAGATGAAGAGGATTACTATGGCTCTTCAACAAGCATGAAAGATCATCAAGTGTCCAATGCGGCTCTGCTAAACACCCAACCCCCTATCTATGGGACGgaacataataatgaaaatacagaTTTCGGTGACTCTGGAAGGCTTTACTATTGTAAACACTGTGACTTTAATAATAAGTCTGCCCGGAGTGTTAGCACACACTATCAGCGAATGCACCCATACATTAAGTTCAGCTTTAGGTATATCTTGGACCCCAATGACCATAGCGCAGTGTACAGGTGCCTGGAATGCTACATCGACTACACCAACTTTGAAGACCTCCAACAGCATTACGGTGAACATCACCCAGAGGCCATGAATGTACTCAACTTTGACCATTCAGACCTGATCTACCGATGTCGGTTTTGTTCCTACACAAGTCCAAATGTCAGAAGCCTGATGCCACATTACCAAAGAATGCATCCCACGGTGAAAATCAACAACGCCATGATATTTTCAAGCTATGTTGTAGAGCAGCAGGAAGGGCTGAATGCTGAGTCCCAGACCCTGCGGGAGATTCTGAATTCGGCTCCCAAGAGTATGGCGACATCCACGCCCGTGGCTCGTGGTGGTGGTATGCCCGCTACGTTTAACAAAAATACGCCTCCCAAGACCTTTACTCCAGAATGTGAAAACCAGAAGGACCCTTCAGTCAACACCGTGGTCGTTTATGATTGTGATGtttgctcgtttgcaagccccaACATGCACTCTGTCTTGGTTCACTATCAGAAGAAACACCCTGAAGAAAAGGCCTCGTACTTTAGGATCCAGAAAACCATGCGCATGGTGTCTGTGGACAGAGGCTCTGCCCTTTCCCAATTATCATTTGAGGTGGGTGCTCCATTGTCTCCCAAAATGTCCAACATGggttccccaccccccccacagcCCCCGCCACCAGACCTCAGTATTGAGCTTTACTACTGCAAACACTGCTCCTACAGCAATCGGTCAGTTGTGGGGGTGCTTGTTCACTACCAGAAAAGACACCCAGAAATAAAGGTCACTGCCAAATATATCAGACAGGCTCCTCCCACAGCTGCCATGATGCGAGGGACAGAAGGGCTCCAAGAGTCCCCTCGGCCTCCTGCCCCCCTGCCGCTGAACCGGAGCAGCTCGGAGACAGATTGCCCTCCGGCGGAGACCGAGATGTTCTTCTGCCAGCACTGTGATTACGGGAACCGGACGGTCAAAGGGGTCCTCATCCATTATCAGAAGAAGCACCGGGACTTCAAGGCCAATGCGGATGTCATCAGGCAGCACACAGCCACCATCAGAAGCCTCTGTGACCGAAACCAGAAGCCCGCCGGCTGTGTGCTTCTCCCCGCTTCTGGGATGGAACGGGACAAAACGAAACTTCGAGCGCTTAAGTGCAGGCAGTGCTCGTACACCTCTCCTTATTTCTATGCACTGAGGAAGCATATCAAGAAAGACCACCCTGCCCTGAAGGCCACGGTCACGTCCATCATGCGCTGGGCGTTTCTGGATGGCTTAATAGAAGCTGGCTACCACTGTGAGTGGTGCATCTACTCCCACATGGAGCCCAGTGGTTTGCTCCTGCATTATCAAAGGAGGCACCCTGAGCATTATGTAGATTATACCTACATGGCTACCAAGCTCTGGGCTGGGCCAGACCCATCCTCTCCCACTCTCACCATGCCAGCTGAAGCCAAAACATACCGATGTAGGGACTGTGTTTTTGAAGCCGTCTCCATCTGGGACATCACCAATCATTACCAAGCATTCCACCCCTGGGCCATGAATGGTGATGAGTCTGTGTTGCTGGATATCATCAAGGAGAAAGATGGTGTAGACAAGGCCATCCTTGCGCCTGAAGAGTTGATAGGCCCTGTGAATTGTGAAAACAGTATGCCCACCCCCCTCcctgagcaggaagctgagtgcCCAGAGGATGTAAGACTTTCCCCAGAGAAAAGCATTCATCTGGCTTCAGCTAACCCTGCTATATCTTCCACCCCATACCAATGCACAGTGTGCCAGTCTGAGTACAACAACTTGCATGGCCTCCTCACCCATTACGGGAAGAAGCATCCTGGCATGAAAGTGAAGGCTGCTGACTTTGCACAGGATATTGACATCAACCCGGGCGCCGTCTACAAATGCAGGCATTGTCCATACATCAACACTCGCATCCATGGCGTCCTGACACACTACCAGAAGCGACACCCGGCCATCAAGGTGACCGCTGAGGACTTTGTGCATGATGTGGAGCAGTCTGCTGACATATCCCAGAATGACGTGGAGGAGACAAGCAGGATTTTCAAACAAGGGTATGGTGCCTACCGGTGCAAGCTGTGTCCATATACACATGGCACTCTGGAGAAACTCAAAATCCACTATGAGAAGTACCACAACCAGCCCGAGTTTGATGTCTTTTCCCCATCTCCCCCGAAGCTGCCAGTCACCCTCGAACCTGAGATAACCACTGAAGTGAGCCCCTCCCAGGTCTCAGTGAccgaggaggaggtgggagaggatcCCATGTCTACTTCTCACTTCTCTACCTCGCATCTGGTCTCCCACACTGTGTTCCGGTGCCAGCTCTGCAAGTACTTCTGTTCCACGAGGAAGGGCATTGCCAGACACTACCGGATCAAGCACAATAACGTCCGTGCCCAACCCGAGGGCAAGAACAATCTCTTCAAGTGTGCCCTGTGTGCCTACACCAACCCCATTCGCAAGGGACTGGCAGCCCACTACCAGAAGCGCCACGACATTGACGCCTATTACACCCACTGCCTTGCAGCCTCCAGGACCATCAGTGACAAACCCAACAAGGTGATCATCCCATCCCCACCCAAAGATGACTCCCCTCAGCTGAGCGAGGAACTACGGCGGGCTGTGGAGAAGAAAAAGTGCTCCTTATGTTCTTTCCAATCTTTCAGCAAGAAAGGCATCGTGTCCCATTATATGAAGCGCCACCCAGGGGTGTTCCCAAAGAAGCAACATGCGAGCAAGTTGGGGGGCTACTTCACAGCTGTCTATGCAGACGAACATGAGAAGCCCCCATTgatggaagaagaagagagaagcaaCTTTGAGAGAGCCGAGGTGGAGGGCGAAGCTCAGGACATGGAGTGGCTCCCATTCCGCTGCATCAAATGCTTCAAGCTGTCCTTCAGCACGGCAGAGTTGCTGTGCATGCATTACACAGACCACCACAGCCGGGACCTCAAGAGGGACTTCATCATTCTCGGCAGCGGCCCCCGCTTCCAGAACTCCACCTTCCAGTGTAAGCACTGTGATAGTAAATTGCAAAGCACAGCCGAGCTGACCTCACACTTGAACATTCACAATGAGGAATTCCAGAAGCGTGCCAAACGTCAGGAGAGGAGGAAACAGCTTTTGAGCAAGCAGAAATATGCAGATGGTGCTTTTGCAGATTTCAAACAAGAGAGGGTAAGGATATGTTTTGATTTCCCTTCCCCCAGGAGGCCTCTCATCACTGGTGCCCACACGCACTCCTTCGTTGCCAGCCAAACTGCTGCAGGCTTCCTAGTGACTTAGCTTGCCAGAGAGCTCAATAAGTCAATTAAACATTTCGAGCTTGATTATCTCCCATTCTATACTCACCCCACTCCATGGTCctgttcccctccccttctccctctgacTCCTCCCTCCCATGGCTCCCCAGGGGAGGTTTGGGGTGGTTTCTATGTATGTCTTCTTGCCAAGGAGTGTATACTGAAGCCTAGTTAGACGACGATGCTTGATTTTCCTAAGGCATTTGTGGGCTGTTTCTTGGTATCCTTAGCCCGTCTCAGCTGTGGCTCGGTCTCCAGTGTTCGCTTCAGGAACCTTAACACCTCaaggaatagattttttttttaaatcaagaagtTCATTAAAAGAATAGCTGTGCAACATTCCACTTGCGTAGTCAAAACTAGTCTTGAAAGCCAGATAACTTAGTAGCAGTGACTATGGGCTTCACAGAAATCTCTCCTCACCAGCCGGAGCCTAACTGGGTTCCACAGACTGCGTCTACTAGGCCATGTGTCGTGACTGATgaagttgatatatatatataagtatttgcctctgtcttctttggtttttaaCTGGCTAATCCTCTCTAAAATACAACATCCAGTAAACTGTGAGAGTAAAATGCCTGCCTCTGAGGGAGGGTGTGGTATACTGATGGCTACTACTGTATTTTACCAGCCTTTTGGTCACTTAGAAGAGGTGCCAAAGATCAAGGAGAGGAAAGTGGTGGGCTACAAGTGTAAATTCTGCGTGGAAGTGCACCCAACGCTTCGAGCCATCTGCAACCACCTCCGGAAGCACGTCCAGTATGGCAACGTCTCGTCTGTGTCGGCTGCCGtgaaggtgagaaggggaaggtccaggtgcctgtgtgtgtgcgcgcgtgcgtgcgtacgtgcgtgcgtgtacgtgtgcgtgtgaaTGCGAATGCACATATCTGAGTTATTTATTAACCCATTACTTGAAGCACTGGGCAGAGTGTGGCTTGGGATGCGGGCATTCTTGAGTTATGCTTGGCTTGCTTTGGCTTGTTTTGATTTCCTTGCAGGTTGGACCTCCCGCATCATTCTGTTCAGGGAAAGGTTTGGTTTTGCTCTGGTTTCTGATTCTGGGGGACAGTTTAGTGGACAAAGATGGTCCTACGTTCTCACGTAGGAGGCTTGGGGTCACATTGTTCATGCTGATTGTCACTACCTCGTCATTCTGAATTGTCAGAGCTCGTGGGAGGAGTTGAGTGGGCTCTGCCCCCAtcgtctgcccccccccccccactgcctcaCCCCTGCTGTCATCTGCCTAGGCATGTGACAGTCCTGGAGAATcagctgttttcttctttccaggtTCTTCGAGGCGTGCAAGGGGCATTGATCAAATATAAAACTCAAAGTGTTTAAGACCTGGTTTGTCTGCTGTACACTTCTTTCCATATGATACAAGCCAgtgtcttctgcctccacctttaCTTGACTATCTGTTTTGAATATCATAATCCAAATAGCAGCTGCTGTGTCAATTGCTAATTCTCCACCATTCCATCTAGAATGCAGTTAGGTACCTCCCACTTCTGAACACAGAAATGAATTCAGGTTTCTGCCCTTTCCATCTGGATattggaatatatttttat harbors:
- the Znf462 gene encoding zinc finger protein 462 isoform X1, whose amino-acid sequence is MEVLQCDGCDFRAPSYEDLKAHIQDVHTAFLQPTDVAEDNDEEPPSGSMNASNQTEVEFSTIKDEFVIAEDLSGQSAAALGSGSYYGHSPGYYGQHIAPNPKPTNKFFQCKFCVRYFRSKNLLIEHSRKVHGAQAEGSSAGPPVPGSLNYNIMMHEGFGKVFSCQFCTYKSPRRARIIKHQKMYHKNSLKETTAPPPAPAPLPDPVVPPVSLQDPCKELPAEVVERSILESMVKPLTKSRGNFCCEWCSYQTPRRERWCDHMMKKHRSMVKILSSIRQQQEGTNVPEVQNNNEPSPTSTSPYLSMNAASREMPNTNVSNFRGSVGNSIMRPNSSSASKFSSMSYPQMKPKSPHNSGLVNLTERSRYGMSDMTNSSADLDTNSMLNDSSSDEELNEIDSENGLSVMDHQASGLSAEQLMGSDGNKLLETKGIPFRRFMNRFQCPFCPFLTMHRRSISRHIENIHLSGKTAVYKCDECPFTCKSSLKLGAHKQCHTGTSDWDAVNSQSESLSSSLNEGMVSYESSSINGRKSGVMLDSLQQQQPPQPPPPPPPPPPPSQPLQQPPPPPPQLQSPHQVPPQPQPPPTQQPQPPTQVPPLHPYKCTMCSYSTMTLKGLRVHQQHKHSFCDNLPKFEGPPSSLPLENETESHPSSSNTVKKSQTSILGLSSKNNFVAKASRKLANDFPLDLSPVKKRTRIDEIASNLQSKINQTKLQEDAIINVEDDEEEEDDNEVEIEVELDREEETTESIMEVPTSFAAQQIWARDTSESQKEPTYRSITHDYNATNGAEIELTLSEDEEDYYGSSTSMKDHQVSNAALLNTQPPIYGTEHNNENTDFGDSGRLYYCKHCDFNNKSARSVSTHYQRMHPYIKFSFRYILDPNDHSAVYRCLECYIDYTNFEDLQQHYGEHHPEAMNVLNFDHSDLIYRCRFCSYTSPNVRSLMPHYQRMHPTVKINNAMIFSSYVVEQQEGLNAESQTLREILNSAPKSMATSTPVARGGGMPATFNKNTPPKTFTPECENQKDPSVNTVVVYDCDVCSFASPNMHSVLVHYQKKHPEEKASYFRIQKTMRMVSVDRGSALSQLSFEVGAPLSPKMSNMGSPPPPQPPPPDLSIELYYCKHCSYSNRSVVGVLVHYQKRHPEIKVTAKYIRQAPPTAAMMRGTEGLQESPRPPAPLPLNRSSSETDCPPAETEMFFCQHCDYGNRTVKGVLIHYQKKHRDFKANADVIRQHTATIRSLCDRNQKPAGCVLLPASGMERDKTKLRALKCRQCSYTSPYFYALRKHIKKDHPALKATVTSIMRWAFLDGLIEAGYHCEWCIYSHMEPSGLLLHYQRRHPEHYVDYTYMATKLWAGPDPSSPTLTMPAEAKTYRCRDCVFEAVSIWDITNHYQAFHPWAMNGDESVLLDIIKEKDGVDKAILAPEELIGPVNCENSMPTPLPEQEAECPEDVRLSPEKSIHLASANPAISSTPYQCTVCQSEYNNLHGLLTHYGKKHPGMKVKAADFAQDIDINPGAVYKCRHCPYINTRIHGVLTHYQKRHPAIKVTAEDFVHDVEQSADISQNDVEETSRIFKQGYGAYRCKLCPYTHGTLEKLKIHYEKYHNQPEFDVFSPSPPKLPVTLEPEITTEVSPSQVSVTEEEVGEDPMSTSHFSTSHLVSHTVFRCQLCKYFCSTRKGIARHYRIKHNNVRAQPEGKNNLFKCALCAYTNPIRKGLAAHYQKRHDIDAYYTHCLAASRTISDKPNKVIIPSPPKDDSPQLSEELRRAVEKKKCSLCSFQSFSKKGIVSHYMKRHPGVFPKKQHASKLGGYFTAVYADEHEKPPLMEEEERSNFERAEVEGEAQDMEWLPFRCIKCFKLSFSTAELLCMHYTDHHSRDLKRDFIILGSGPRFQNSTFQCKHCDSKLQSTAELTSHLNIHNEEFQKRAKRQERRKQLLSKQKYADGAFADFKQERPFGHLEEVPKIKERKVVGYKCKFCVEVHPTLRAICNHLRKHVQYGNVSSVSAAVKGLRSHERSHLALAMFTREDKYSCQYCSFVSAFRHNLDRHMQTHHGHHKPFRCKLCSFKSSYNSRLKTHILKAHAGEHAYKCSWCSFSTMTISQLKEHSLKVHGKALTLPRPRIVSLLSSHAHHASQKATPAEEVEDSNDSSYSEPPDVQQQLNHYQSAALARNNSRVSPVPSSGTAAGTDQKAEAVLHCEFCEFSSGYIQSIRRHYRDKHGGKKLFKCKDCSFYTGFKSAFTMHVEAGHSAVPEEGPKDLRCPLCLYHTKYKRNMIDHIVLHREERVVPIEVCRSKLSKYLQGVVFRCDKCTFTCSSDESLQQHIEKHSELKPYKCQLCYYETKHTEELDTHLRDEHKVSRNFELVGRVNLDQLEQMKEKMESSSSDDEDKDDEVSSKAEDRELMRFSDRGTGVNTEKRFPCEFCGRSFSQGSEWERHVLRHGMALHDTNQVSRDEVHTKEMAEDSLQLPSIEAKEDDEPIGIDFSLKSETVAICVVAADKSLLENAEAKNE
- the Znf462 gene encoding zinc finger protein 462 isoform X2 yields the protein MEVLQCDGCDFRAPSYEDLKAHIQDVHTAFLQPTDVAEDNDEEPPSGSMNASNQTEVEFSTIKDEFVIAEDLSGQSAAALGSGSYYGHSPGYYGQHIAPNPKPTNKFFQCKFCVRYFRSKNLLIEHSRKVHGAQAEGSSAGPPVPGSLNYNIMMHEGFGKVFSCQFCTYKSPRRARIIKHQKMYHKNSLKETTAPPPAPAPLPDPVVPPVSLQDPCKELPAEVVERSILESMVKPLTKSRGNFCCEWCSYQTPRRERWCDHMMKKHRSMVKILSSIRQQQEGTNVPEVQNNNEPSPTSTSPYLSMNAASREMPNTNVSNFRGSVGNSIMRPNSSSASKFSSMSYPQMKPKSPHNSGLVNLTERSRYGMSDMTNSSADLDTNSMLNDSSSDEELNEIDSENGLSVMDHQASGLSAEQLMGSDGNKLLETKGIPFRRFMNRFQCPFCPFLTMHRRSISRHIENIHLSGKTAVYKCDECPFTCKSSLKLGAHKQCHTGTSDWDAVNSQSESLSSSLNEGMVSYESSSINGRKSGVMLDSLQQQQPPQPPPPPPPPPPPSQPLQQPPPPPPQLQSPHQVPPQPQPPPTQQPQPPTQVPPLHPYKCTMCSYSTMTLKGLRVHQQHKHSFCDNLPKFEGPPSSLPLENETESHPSSSNTVKKSQTSILGLSSKNNFVAKASRKLANDFPLDLSPVKKRTRIDEIASNLQSKINQTKLQEDAIINVEDDEEEEDDNEVEIEVELDREEETTESIMEVPTSFAAQQIWARDTSESQKEPTYRSITHDYNATNGAEIELTLSEDEEDYYGSSTSMKDHQVSNAALLNTQPPIYGTEHNNENTDFGDSGRLYYCKHCDFNNKSARSVSTHYQRMHPYIKFSFRYILDPNDHSAVYRCLECYIDYTNFEDLQQHYGEHHPEAMNVLNFDHSDLIYRCRFCSYTSPNVRSLMPHYQRMHPTVKINNAMIFSSYVVEQQEGLNAESQTLREILNSAPKSMATSTPVARGGGMPATFNKNTPPKTFTPECENQKDPSVNTVVVYDCDVCSFASPNMHSVLVHYQKKHPEEKASYFRIQKTMRMVSVDRGSALSQLSFEVGAPLSPKMSNMGSPPPPQPPPPDLSIELYYCKHCSYSNRSVVGVLVHYQKRHPEIKVTAKYIRQAPPTAAMMRGTEGLQESPRPPAPLPLNRSSSETDCPPAETEMFFCQHCDYGNRTVKGVLIHYQKKHRDFKANADVIRQHTATIRSLCDRNQKPAGCVLLPASGMERDKTKLRALKCRQCSYTSPYFYALRKHIKKDHPALKATVTSIMRWAFLDGLIEAGYHCEWCIYSHMEPSGLLLHYQRRHPEHYVDYTYMATKLWAGPDPSSPTLTMPAEAKTYRCRDCVFEAVSIWDITNHYQAFHPWAMNGDESVLLDIIKEKDGVDKAILAPEELIGPVNCENSMPTPLPEQEAECPEDVRLSPEKSIHLASANPAISSTPYQCTVCQSEYNNLHGLLTHYGKKHPGMKVKAADFAQDIDINPGAVYKCRHCPYINTRIHGVLTHYQKRHPAIKVTAEDFVHDVEQSADISQNDVEETSRIFKQGYGAYRCKLCPYTHGTLEKLKIHYEKYHNQPEFDVFSPSPPKLPVTLEPEITTEVSPSQVSVTEEEVGEDPMSTSHFSTSHLVSHTVFRCQLCKYFCSTRKGIARHYRIKHNNVRAQPEGKNNLFKCALCAYTNPIRKGLAAHYQKRHDIDAYYTHCLAASRTISDKPNKVIIPSPPKDDSPQLSEELRRAVEKKKCSLCSFQSFSKKGIVSHYMKRHPGVFPKKQHASKLGGYFTAVYADEHEKPPLMEEEERSNFERAEVEGEAQDMEWLPFRCIKCFKLSFSTAELLCMHYTDHHSRDLKRDFIILGSGPRFQNSTFQCKHCDSKLQSTAELTSHLNIHNEEFQKRAKRQERRKQLLSKQKYADGAFADFKQERPFGHLEEVPKIKERKVVGYKCKFCVEVHPTLRAICNHLRKHVQYGNVSSVSAAVKGLRSHERSHLALAMFTREDKYSCQYCSFVSAFRHNLDRHMQTHHGHHKPFRCKLCSFKSSYNSRLKTHILKAHAVSCYCSQAVFKLTTFLL
- the Znf462 gene encoding zinc finger protein 462 isoform X3, which encodes MEVLQCDGCDFRAPSYEDLKAHIQDVHTAFLQPTDVAEDNDEEPPSGSMNASNQTEVEFSTIKDEFVIAEDLSGQSAAALGSGSYYGHSPGYYGQHIAPNPKPTNKFFQCKFCVRYFRSKNLLIEHSRKVHGAQAEGSSAGPPVPGSLNYNIMMHEGFGKVFSCQFCTYKSPRRARIIKHQKMYHKNSLKETTAPPPAPAPLPDPVVPPVSLQDPCKELPAEVVERSILESMVKPLTKSRGNFCCEWCSYQTPRRERWCDHMMKKHRSMVKILSSIRQQQEGTNVPEVQNNNEPSPTSTSPYLSMNAASREMPNTNVSNFRGSVGNSIMRPNSSSASKFSSMSYPQMKPKSPHNSGLVNLTERSRYGMSDMTNSSADLDTNSMLNDSSSDEELNEIDSENGLSVMDHQASGLSAEQLMGSDGNKLLETKGIPFRRFMNRFQCPFCPFLTMHRRSISRHIENIHLSGKTAVYKCDECPFTCKSSLKLGAHKQCHTGTSDWDAVNSQSESLSSSLNEGMVSYESSSINGRKSGVMLDSLQQQQPPQPPPPPPPPPPPSQPLQQPPPPPPQLQSPHQVPPQPQPPPTQQPQPPTQVPPLHPYKCTMCSYSTMTLKGLRVHQQHKHSFCDNLPKFEGPPSSLPLENETESHPSSSNTVKKSQTSILGLSSKNNFVAKASRKLANDFPLDLSPVKKRTRIDEIASNLQSKINQTKLQEDAIINVEDDEEEEDDNEVEIEVELDREEETTESIMEVPTSFAAQQIWARDTSESQKEPTYRSITHDYNATNGAEIELTLSEDEEDYYGSSTSMKDHQVSNAALLNTQPPIYGTEHNNENTDFGDSGRLYYCKHCDFNNKSARSVSTHYQRMHPYIKFSFRYILDPNDHSAVYRCLECYIDYTNFEDLQQHYGEHHPEAMNVLNFDHSDLIYRCRFCSYTSPNVRSLMPHYQRMHPTVKINNAMIFSSYVVEQQEGLNAESQTLREILNSAPKSMATSTPVARGGGMPATFNKNTPPKTFTPECENQKDPSVNTVVVYDCDVCSFASPNMHSVLVHYQKKHPEEKASYFRIQKTMRMVSVDRGSALSQLSFEPFGHLEEVPKIKERKVVGYKCKFCVEVHPTLRAICNHLRKHVQYGNVSSVSAAVKGLRSHERSHLALAMFTREDKYSCQYCSFVSAFRHNLDRHMQTHHGHHKPFRCKLCSFKSSYNSRLKTHILKAHAGEHAYKCSWCSFSTMTISQLKEHSLKVHGKALTLPRPRIVSLLSSHAHHASQKATPAEEVEDSNDSSYSEPPDVQQQLNHYQSAALARNNSRVSPVPSSGTAAGTDQKAEAVLHCEFCEFSSGYIQSIRRHYRDKHGGKKLFKCKDCSFYTGFKSAFTMHVEAGHSAVPEEGPKDLRCPLCLYHTKYKRNMIDHIVLHREERVVPIEVCRSKLSKYLQGVVFRCDKCTFTCSSDESLQQHIEKHSELKPYKCQLCYYETKHTEELDTHLRDEHKVSRNFELVGRVNLDQLEQMKEKMESSSSDDEDKDDEVSSKAEDRELMRFSDRGTGVNTEKRFPCEFCGRSFSQGSEWERHVLRHGMALHDTNQVSRDEVHTKEMAEDSLQLPSIEAKEDDEPIGIDFSLKSETVAICVVAADKSLLENAEAKNE